A genomic window from Coregonus clupeaformis isolate EN_2021a unplaced genomic scaffold, ASM2061545v1 scaf0109, whole genome shotgun sequence includes:
- the LOC123483424 gene encoding receptor-binding cancer antigen expressed on SiSo cells-like produces the protein MAISQFRLFKICTWLATFLSFFKRLICRSGRLRKLSGDQISLPTTVDFSSLPKQPEIEEWSSWDEDGPTSIKIEGGNGNMPPQPGEEEEPDYFKDMAPTIRKTQKIVLKKREPLNYLVPDGSAGFSSRLAATQDTSFIQPSSELGDMDTWHEDANAWEDESSDAAWEADLVLRQQKMAEREKRSMEQQKKKMEKEIQRMMKKDQKIAVKLS, from the exons ATGGCCATCTCTCAGTTTCGCCTTTTTAAGATTTGCACATGGCTTGCAACCTTCCTTTCATTCTTCAAAAGGTTGATATGCAG ATCTGGGAGGTTGCGTAAGCTAAGCGGCGATCAGATATCTCTTCCAACGACGGTTGATTTTTCATCATTGCCCAAACAG CCAGAGATTGAAGAATGGAGCTCGTGGGATGAAGACGGTCCCACAAGTATCAAGATCGAGGGCGGTAACGGCAACATGCCACCTCAGCCTGGCGAGGAAGAGGAACCAGACTACTTCAAAGACATGGCTCCCACCATCAGAAAAACACAGAAA ATTGTGCTGAAGAAGAGGGAGCCACTCAACTACTTGGTACCCGACGGCAGTGCAGGCTTCTCCAGCAGACTGGCAGCCACTCAAGACACCTCCTTCATCCAACCATCT TCTGAGCTTGGAGACATGGATACCTGGCATGAGGACGCCAACGCCTGGGAGGATGAGTCGTCAGATGCTGCCTGGGAGGCCGATTTAGTGCTCAG ACAACAAAAGATGGCCGAGAGAGAAAAGCGTTCCATGGAGCAGCAGAAGAAGAAGATGGAGAAGGAGATTCAGAGGATGATGAAGAAGGACCAGAAGATTGCTGTCAAGCTCTCGTAA
- the LOC121555949 gene encoding dual specificity protein kinase Ttk: MLEEEHTDRQHQLAMLCQKLDRIKTRYLIEDDTDNINQAIGSNSPETCLAYLMDLEKKGDPHLDPSHLTKLTGFYTRVFSTMPLGKHCQNESYARMLVRFAELNVIQDTNGAEGNFNVATTHCQDFAFVHIAHAQFELSQGNTKKSTWILQRAIELNAKPSDLLEAAMQNLILGKAELPSSEDKENIPVSTYNTHGSAKNGTEFRKVSRNSDGTGDLQLSSIFSSGTTEPRGGPLEDEVPSWRSGSQRKRAVGMPGRVPVVHRSIPEMDDDSDGRQVKRREALIPSSLSRQTAGSSATFTLSSAKKHDEDGDFLNLKTLIISPEPRPWEDMGMVDSTTTLLHRQDRRDATRMEDTTDNINQIIGSNSPEACRMYLTKLEKRGNPQTDTNLLLKLKDCYSRIFSRLPLGMYSKNESYAKMLVRFAELKGIDDPDDARDNFIVARSNCKGFAFVHIAHAQFEVAQGQVKKGTSILQKALQVNAKPTELIETAMQKLKAGNYQFLPEEDRESLPEPQSHGSLSLSNYGREREPEIPARLPLSQTQPKPSSMEPSSGWKIPARVSRVVSPEEKHAPPDFRPTPRLVDSLPTPSLPLPSRLNPPVACQTPNYKDPCANSYVTPVVKRNPPFAAPLSAAHKAGPAQQQLCTPLSQVSYAQQTPQGSVAALSNESIMIKGKQFLVLKMIGRGGSSKVYQVLDQRNQLFAVKYVNLEEADAQTVESYKNEIEHLNHLQQYSDQIIKLYDYEITNSYIYMLMECGNLDLNTWLRNRKTVNPLERKFYWKNMLEAVQTIHKHGIVHSDLKPANFVIVNASLKLIDFGIANRIQPDVTSIMKDSQVGTLNYMPPEAIKDTSSQPGKANSKISTKGDVWSLGCIMYCMTYGKTPFQTITNQITKLHAIIDPSHEIEFPDIAEKDLLDVLKRCLVRNPRERISIAELMEHSYLKLQSQQQSPVPAPPDNNDLKRILNELAALQSPNSIARAANNLAKMCNSGRKLDAAGCVKSSSQLNWKM, translated from the exons ATGTTGGAGGAGgagcatacagacagacagcaccaacTTGCCATGTTGTGTCAGAAGCTCGACCGAATTAAAACAAGATATCTAATCGAAG ATGACACTGATAATATCAACCAGGCCATTGGCTCAAATTCCCCTGAAACGTGTCTCGCATATCTGATGGACTTGGAGAAGAAAGGAGACCCTCACTTGGATCCTAGTCATCTCACAAAGCTTACAGGCTTCTATACCCGTGTATTCTCAACTATGCCACTGGGAAAACACTGCCAAAATGAGAGCTATGCCAGAATGCTGGTCAGATTTGCAGAGCTGAATGT AATCCAAGACACCAATGGGGCAGAGGGCAACTTCAATGTTGCGACTACACACTGCCAGGATTTTGCTTTTGTCCACATTGCACACGCTCAGTTTGAACTTTCTCAAG GCAACACAAAGAAAAGTACTTGGATACTTCAGAGGGCCATTGAACTGAATGCCAAACCCAGCGACCTGCTGGAGGCTGCTATGCAGAACTTGATATTGGGCAAAGCAGAACTTCCTTCCTCTGAGGATAAGGAAAATATTCCAG TCTCAACTTATAATACACATGGTTCTGCAAAAAATGGCACAGAATTTCGCAAAGTCTCCAGAAACTCTGACGGTACAGGCGACTTGCAGCTCTCCAGTATTTTTTCTTCAGG AACAACGGAACCACGAGGTGGACCCCTAGAAGACGAGGTTCCATCTTGGAGGTCTGGGTCTCAACGAAAGAGAGCCGTTGGCATG CCAGGGAGAGTGCCTGTAGTCCACCGCTCTATCCCAGAAATGGATGATGACAGTGATGGAAGACAAGTGAAGAGGAGGGAGGCTCTCATCCCAAGTAGCTTGTCCAG GCAAACGGCTGGTTCAAGTGCCACGTTTACCTTGTCCTCAGCCAAGAAGCATGATGAAGATGGGGACTTCCTCAATCTAAAG ACACTTATCATTAGCCCTGAGCCACGCCCATGGGAGGACATGGGAATGGTGGACTCCACCACTACACTGCTGCACAGGCAAGACAGAAGAGATGCCACTAGGATGGAAG ATACCACTGACAATATAAACCAGATAATCGGTTCCAACTCCCCTGAGGCTTGCCGGATGTATCTGACCAAGCTGGAGAAGAGGGGTAATCCTCAGACAGACACCAACCTTCTCCTAAAGCTGAAGGACTGCTATTCCAGAATCTTCTCCAGACTGCCATTGGGAATGTACAGCAAAAACGAGAGCTATGCCAAGATGCTGGTCCGATTTGCTGAACTCAAAGG CATTGATGACCCAGATGATGCTCGGGACAACTTCATCGTTGCGAGATCCAACTGCAAAGGCTTTGCCTTTGTGCACATAGCACATGCTCAGTTTGAGGTCGCTCAag GTCAGGTCAAGAAAGGCACCTCAATACTACAGAAAGCCCTGCAAGTGAACGCAAAGCCCACTGAACTAATTGAGACGGCAATGCAGAAGCTAAAAGCCGGGAATTACCAGTTTCTCCCCGAAGAAGACCGAGAGAGTCTCCCAG AGCCACAGTCCCACGGGTCATTAAGTCTGTCAAACTATGGTAGAGAGAGGGAGCCGGAGATTCCCGCCCGTTTACCTCTGAGCCAGACACAGCCCAAACCCTCTAGCATGGAGCCATCTTCAGGGTGGAAAATACCAGCCCGCGTCAGCCGAGTCGTGTCTCCAGAG GAGAAGCACGCCCCTCCTGATTTCAGGCCCACTCCACGTCTGGTGGACTCTCTGcccaccccatccctccctctcccgtcCAGACTCAATCCACCCGTCGCCTGCCAGACGCCCAACTACAAAGACCCCTGTGCCAACAG TTACGTTACCCCTGTGGTCAAGAGGAACCCCCCATTTGCGGCCCCTCTCTCAGCAGCCCATAAAGCCGGCCCTGCCCAGCAGCAGCTGTGCACCCCCCTCAGCCAGGTGTCCTATGCCCAACAGACCCCACAG GGTTCCGTCGCTGCTCTCTCAAACGAGTCCATCATGATAAAGGGCAAACAGTTCCTCGTCCTGAAGATGATTGGCCGAGGTGGATCCAGTAAG GTGTACCAGGTTCTGGACCAACGGAATCAGCTGTTTGCTGTGAAGTATGTGAACCTGGAGGAGGCTGATGCCCAGACAGTGGAAAGCTACAAGAATGAGATCGAGCATCTCAATCACCTGCAGCAGTACAGTGATCAGATCATCAAGCTGTATGATTA TGAAATAACCAACAGCTACATCTACATGCTGATGGAATGTGGTAACCTGGACCTCAACACCTGGCTACGGAACCGTAAAACTGTCAACCCGCTGGAGAGGAAGTTCTACTGGAAGAATATGCTGGAGGCAGTCCAGACCATCCACAAACATG GTATTGTCCATAGTGACTTGAAGCCAGCCAATTTTGTGATTGTGAATGCCTCGCTGAAATTGATCGACTTCGGCATTGCAAACCGCATCCAGCCTGATGTGACAAGCATTATGAAAGATTCTCAG GTGGGGACCTTGAACTACATGCCTCCCGAAGCCATCAAAGACACTTCATCCCAGCCAGGGAAGGCAAACTCTAAG ATTAGTACTAAAGGTGATGTGTGGTCCCTTGGTTGCATCATGTACTGCATGACCTATGGGAAGACTCCATTCCAGACCATCACCAACCAGATCACCAAGCTACATGCCATCATTGACCCGTCCCATGAGATAGAGTTCCCTGACATTGCAGAGAAGGatctgctagatgtgttgaag AGGTGCTTGGTACGAAACCCAAGAGAGCGGATTTCCATTGCGGAGCTGATGGAACATTCATACCTAAAGCTTCAGTCTCAGCAACAGTCACCTGTGCCAG CACCTCCTGACAATAACGATCTGAAGAGGATCCTCAACGAGCTCGCTGCCTTACAGTCCCCCAACAGCATTGCCAGGGCTGCTAAT AACTTGGCGAAAATGTGCAACAGTGGAAGGAAACTGGACGCTGCAGGGTGTGTAAAGTCATCCAGCCAGCTCAACTGGAAGATGTGA